The Streptomyces sp. NBC_01689 genome includes a window with the following:
- a CDS encoding copper homeostasis protein CutC, whose translation MRRPALEIAVTSPAGARTALDHGADRVELCTGLELGGLTPSAALVEAVAAVGLPVQVLVRCRPGDFVHDAEETALMAAEVRSVIVSGASGVVIGALTADGCLDTEAVARLAAAAHDTGRPVEVTLHRAIDLSSDPVATAALLPALGLTRVLTSGGAPAAGQGLDRLAAMVEAAPGVQVMAGGGVRPADIPALTATGVAAVHLSAKRRAEPRRGAAWIPLGASSASADQDTHFVTDPAVVAEARRMLEPRTAA comes from the coding sequence GTGCGGCGGCCCGCTCTGGAGATCGCCGTCACCTCACCGGCCGGAGCCCGGACCGCCCTCGACCACGGAGCCGATCGCGTCGAACTCTGCACCGGTCTGGAGCTGGGCGGTCTGACCCCGTCGGCCGCCCTGGTGGAGGCGGTCGCCGCCGTGGGCCTGCCGGTCCAGGTACTGGTCCGCTGCCGACCGGGCGACTTCGTCCACGACGCCGAGGAGACCGCCCTGATGGCCGCCGAGGTGCGATCCGTGATCGTCTCCGGCGCCTCCGGTGTGGTGATCGGCGCGCTCACCGCCGACGGCTGCCTCGACACCGAGGCCGTCGCCCGTCTCGCGGCGGCGGCTCACGACACCGGCCGCCCGGTCGAGGTGACACTGCACCGCGCGATCGACCTGTCCTCGGATCCGGTCGCCACCGCCGCGCTGTTGCCCGCGCTGGGACTCACCCGGGTGCTCACCTCCGGCGGCGCCCCGGCCGCCGGGCAGGGACTGGACCGCCTCGCCGCCATGGTCGAGGCCGCGCCCGGCGTGCAGGTCATGGCGGGCGGCGGGGTACGCCCCGCGGACATCCCGGCGCTGACCGCCACCGGTGTGGCGGCCGTCCACCTCTCGGCGAAGCGCCGGGCCGAACCCCGGCGCGGGGCAGCGTGGATCCCCCTCGGCGCGTCCAGCGCGTCCGCCGATCAGGACACCCACTTCGTCACCGACCCGGCCGTGGTCGCCGAGGCCAGGAGGATGCTGGAGCCGCGGACGGCGGCCTGA
- a CDS encoding helix-turn-helix domain-containing protein produces the protein MLRLHMAKLLVKAREFGDESVTDVAQRTGISRSTLHRLAAGTKQPSLATLWTLRGAYGVRLDTLVYDDPRALRSTPVRPVRADGRPGAGPAPRPAARATSAHREPTTPYPLHDPGADH, from the coding sequence ATGCTCCGCCTCCACATGGCCAAGCTCCTGGTGAAGGCCAGGGAGTTCGGCGACGAGAGCGTCACCGACGTGGCGCAGCGCACCGGCATCAGCCGGTCGACGCTCCACCGGCTCGCGGCCGGCACGAAACAGCCGAGCCTCGCCACCCTCTGGACGCTGCGCGGCGCCTACGGAGTCCGCCTCGACACCCTCGTCTACGACGACCCGCGTGCCCTGCGGTCCACCCCCGTCCGTCCGGTGCGCGCGGACGGCCGGCCCGGCGCGGGTCCCGCTCCACGCCCGGCCGCCCGAGCGACCTCCGCGCACCGCGAGCCCACCACCCCGTACCCACTCCACGATCCGGGAGCAGACCATTGA
- a CDS encoding fascin domain-containing protein, whose protein sequence is MAQPAAAAAVTATTAWQNGSFHVDTPNVVRRSDIVLGKPNPTGAQSLPLGNGSLGAAVWAANGFTAQLNRSDTLPGRKSPGQVTIPGLSKLTGAADFKGYLDLYTGVLNESGGGMTLKAWVSATKDELVVDVTGADPGTAQSATVGLWSGRSPQAAASGAIGTLAETWVDNQEAGSSGRTFGSLAALSAGGRNVSAQVVGGTQVKVNFTPNADGSFRVIAGAPTWTGGNAGSTASALLGSDPGAAESALLSTQQSWWANYWADSGLLVANSADGQAPYMESLRTIYLFMEAASMRGAVPGSQAGVADMFNFGQDHQNWTPSATWLWNLRTQISANMSSANFALNIPIFNLYQNNLPAIEAWTKQQMGGLAGACVPEVMRFNGNGGDPSPGANAACSRPGSPNWNALNVTSGAEISLYVWQQYQYTGDLDFLRTYYPLMRDSATFLLAYQKVGSDGKLHAVANAHETQWAVQDPTTDLAADAALFPAVVSAAKLLNTDTSLQSQLTTALGQIPPWARTDYGHTQVLPPSADSAGNDVIAWSYQPTATIRNGENIDLEPVWPFNLVTDDPGPLHDLAVRTYNHRVFYGAGNDWNMDAIHAARLGMAGEVASRLAAITQAHQVYINGLADLGSTVGTEGYIEQVAGVATALDEALVQDYDGTLRIAPAWPSGWDVSGTVAVQGNSKVSVQVQGGSPVTVAIRAGSSGTMKVRTPWPGKAVQVVNGSGGAVVVPSTTAGTFNVPVVSGQSYLVEQVAAPTTALPYAQVSGSPATTARHLGTVQIGLDGSGGGTPGNGSVVSLKAHANGDYVTADNGGADPLIASRTAIGPWEQFDLIDQGNGSVALRAHANNKYVTADNAGADPLLAKVDAVGTWEQFQLVHNGDGSVSLKSLVNGNYVTAESAGADPLIANRTAIGPWEEFDLIND, encoded by the coding sequence GTGGCGCAGCCGGCCGCGGCCGCGGCCGTCACCGCCACCACGGCCTGGCAGAACGGCAGTTTCCATGTGGACACACCGAACGTGGTCCGCCGCTCCGACATCGTGCTCGGCAAACCGAACCCGACCGGTGCGCAGTCGCTCCCGCTCGGCAACGGCTCGCTCGGCGCCGCCGTGTGGGCGGCGAACGGATTCACCGCGCAGCTCAACCGCTCCGACACCCTGCCGGGCCGCAAGTCGCCCGGGCAGGTGACCATTCCCGGTCTGTCGAAGCTGACCGGCGCCGCGGACTTCAAGGGCTACCTCGACCTGTACACCGGGGTGCTGAACGAGTCCGGCGGCGGCATGACGCTCAAGGCGTGGGTGTCGGCCACGAAGGACGAACTGGTGGTGGACGTCACCGGAGCCGATCCCGGCACCGCCCAGTCCGCCACGGTCGGCCTCTGGTCCGGGCGCAGTCCGCAGGCGGCGGCCTCGGGAGCGATCGGCACGCTGGCCGAGACATGGGTGGACAACCAGGAAGCCGGCAGTTCCGGGCGGACCTTCGGATCACTGGCCGCACTGAGCGCGGGTGGCCGGAACGTCTCGGCCCAGGTCGTGGGCGGCACACAGGTGAAGGTGAACTTCACGCCCAACGCCGACGGTTCGTTCCGGGTGATCGCGGGCGCACCCACCTGGACCGGTGGCAATGCCGGCAGCACCGCCTCCGCGCTGCTGGGCTCGGACCCCGGCGCGGCGGAGTCCGCCCTGTTGTCCACCCAGCAGTCCTGGTGGGCGAACTACTGGGCCGACAGTGGACTGTTGGTGGCCAACTCGGCCGACGGCCAGGCCCCGTACATGGAGTCGCTGCGCACGATCTATCTGTTCATGGAGGCCGCCTCGATGCGGGGCGCCGTCCCCGGCAGCCAAGCGGGCGTCGCCGACATGTTCAACTTCGGTCAGGACCACCAGAACTGGACGCCGTCGGCGACGTGGCTGTGGAATCTGCGCACGCAGATCTCGGCGAACATGAGCAGTGCCAACTTCGCCCTCAACATCCCGATCTTCAACCTCTACCAGAACAATCTGCCGGCCATCGAGGCCTGGACGAAACAGCAGATGGGCGGACTGGCGGGGGCCTGCGTGCCGGAGGTCATGCGGTTCAACGGCAACGGCGGCGACCCGTCGCCCGGCGCCAACGCGGCCTGCAGCCGGCCCGGGAGCCCCAACTGGAACGCCCTCAACGTCACCTCCGGCGCGGAGATCAGCCTCTACGTGTGGCAGCAGTACCAGTACACCGGTGACCTGGACTTCCTGCGCACGTACTACCCGTTGATGCGGGACTCGGCGACCTTCCTGCTGGCGTACCAGAAAGTGGGATCCGACGGGAAACTGCACGCGGTGGCGAACGCGCACGAGACACAGTGGGCGGTGCAGGACCCGACCACCGACCTCGCCGCCGACGCCGCGCTGTTCCCCGCCGTGGTCAGCGCCGCGAAGCTGCTGAACACCGACACCTCCCTGCAGTCCCAACTCACCACCGCGCTCGGCCAGATCCCGCCGTGGGCGCGTACGGACTACGGCCACACCCAGGTCCTGCCGCCGTCGGCGGACTCCGCCGGCAACGACGTCATCGCCTGGTCCTACCAGCCGACGGCGACGATCAGGAACGGCGAGAACATCGACCTGGAGCCGGTGTGGCCGTTCAACCTCGTCACGGACGACCCCGGCCCGCTGCACGACCTCGCGGTGCGCACCTACAACCACCGGGTGTTCTACGGCGCGGGCAACGACTGGAACATGGACGCGATCCACGCCGCGCGCCTCGGCATGGCCGGTGAGGTCGCCTCCCGGCTGGCCGCCATCACCCAGGCTCACCAGGTCTATATCAACGGACTGGCGGACCTGGGCAGCACCGTCGGCACCGAGGGCTACATCGAGCAGGTCGCCGGTGTGGCCACCGCGCTCGACGAGGCACTCGTACAGGACTACGACGGCACCCTCCGGATCGCCCCGGCCTGGCCTTCCGGCTGGGACGTCAGCGGCACCGTCGCGGTGCAGGGGAACTCCAAGGTGAGCGTGCAGGTGCAGGGCGGCAGCCCGGTCACCGTGGCCATCCGGGCCGGTTCGTCGGGGACCATGAAGGTCCGCACCCCCTGGCCCGGCAAGGCGGTCCAGGTCGTCAACGGCTCCGGCGGCGCGGTGGTGGTCCCCTCCACCACCGCCGGTACCTTCAACGTGCCGGTCGTCTCCGGCCAGTCCTACCTGGTCGAGCAGGTCGCGGCCCCCACCACCGCGCTGCCGTACGCACAGGTCTCCGGGTCCCCGGCGACCACCGCCAGACATCTGGGCACCGTACAGATCGGCCTCGACGGCAGCGGCGGCGGCACACCCGGCAACGGCTCCGTGGTCTCCCTGAAGGCCCACGCCAACGGCGACTACGTCACGGCCGACAACGGCGGCGCCGATCCGCTGATCGCCAGCCGCACCGCCATCGGCCCCTGGGAGCAGTTCGACCTGATCGACCAGGGCAACGGCTCCGTCGCGCTCCGCGCGCACGCCAACAACAAGTACGTCACCGCCGACAACGCCGGCGCCGACCCGCTGCTGGCCAAGGTGGACGCCGTGGGTACCTGGGAGCAGTTCCAGCTGGTCCACAACGGCGACGGAAGCGTCAGCCTCAAGTCCCTGGTCAACGGCAACTACGTCACCGCCGAGAGCGCGGGCGCCGATCCGCTGATCGCCAACCGCACGGCGATCGGACCCTGGGAGGAATTCGACCTGATCAACGACTGA
- a CDS encoding helix-turn-helix domain-containing protein: protein MIKRKLDQNGWSYSDVARRGGISRSTVHHLATSVRLAQLPQQTTLEGLAKGLGVPVGPVQRAAAEAAGVNLYFENAPETTDPEVEILIASVHKLTPKDRRHVAVLIESLLQEEQAE from the coding sequence ATGATCAAACGCAAGTTGGACCAGAACGGCTGGTCCTACAGCGATGTGGCGCGCCGTGGCGGGATCTCCCGCTCGACGGTCCACCATCTGGCCACCTCGGTGCGGCTGGCGCAGCTGCCGCAGCAGACGACCTTGGAGGGCCTCGCCAAGGGGTTGGGCGTACCGGTGGGCCCGGTGCAGCGGGCCGCCGCCGAGGCCGCGGGCGTCAACCTGTACTTCGAGAACGCCCCCGAGACCACGGATCCCGAGGTGGAGATCCTGATCGCGAGTGTGCACAAGCTGACTCCGAAGGACCGTCGCCATGTGGCGGTGCTCATAGAGTCGTTGCTCCAGGAGGAGCAGGCGGAATAG
- a CDS encoding GPP34 family phosphoprotein, translating into MTDDLPSLVYLLAYDDAAQGPYDRARTGLLVRAATLIDLASRGRLGEDGGTVTVSGTEPTGNTVLDAALRDAAGHGWKQLVRRRRRRTLTEVEDLLARAGLLTVREPRTHFGSRRLTPTDRAAPAAVRARATAVLRGEGDVREIPVADAALLALAAAGGVRSVLSRQDEKTFRTRIDACTGRLGTLAPGLEKAVRALPTTMIAAQGGMGGG; encoded by the coding sequence GTGACCGACGACCTGCCCAGCCTCGTGTACCTGCTCGCCTACGACGACGCGGCCCAGGGCCCGTACGACCGCGCCCGGACCGGACTGCTGGTCCGCGCCGCCACTCTGATCGACCTCGCGTCGCGCGGCCGGCTGGGGGAGGACGGCGGCACCGTCACCGTGTCCGGCACGGAACCGACCGGCAACACCGTCCTGGACGCCGCGCTGCGCGACGCCGCCGGGCACGGCTGGAAGCAGCTCGTGCGCCGCCGTCGCCGACGGACCCTGACCGAGGTGGAGGACCTGCTCGCGCGTGCGGGACTCCTCACCGTGCGGGAGCCCCGTACACATTTCGGCTCACGGCGCCTGACCCCGACCGACCGCGCCGCGCCTGCCGCCGTCCGCGCCCGCGCGACCGCCGTGCTGCGCGGAGAGGGTGACGTGCGGGAGATCCCCGTCGCCGACGCCGCGCTGCTCGCGCTCGCCGCGGCGGGCGGTGTCCGCTCGGTCCTCTCCCGTCAGGACGAGAAGACGTTCCGGACCCGGATCGACGCCTGCACGGGGCGGCTGGGCACCCTCGCGCCCGGTCTGGAGAAAGCCGTACGCGCCCTGCCGACGACCATGATCGCCGCTCAGGGCGGCATGGGCGGCGGCTGA
- a CDS encoding carboxylesterase/lipase family protein: MSGHRLLTTLCCALLAVTATAWTTARPPKPVRQDTTATVRTHEGAVRGAAHDGYLTFEGIPYAAPPVGGLRWKPPRPAAPWSGVRDATRPTSACPQPAGEVPGGSTDEDCLHLNVTRPEGAGGARPRPVIVWLHGGGLTTGAASSYDAHRLAVRGDVVVVTVDYRLGALGFLAHRGLPGSGTFGLADQQAALRWVRAEIGAFGGDPHDVTLAGESAGGYSVCAQLASPTATGLFERAVIESGPCTGRGDRPFAPSSVALATARGEGAEFAAGVGCGAAPDVPACLRRVPVSRLLAAQDTDQQPAHETPLLPADPAAALAAGRFHRVPVLIGDNHDEGNGWAAGIIQAGNPVTPDTWPGVVAAFFPAPGQAQAIVREYPVHRADGGPVFGAVIGDADFACPTASAGRLLAAEVPVWRYEFADEHAPPLTPGTPPFPLGAPHAAELPYLFDLGGRSRDLTAAQHRLADTMIDYWTRFARTGDPNGPSSPHWSRRAVLSLAPDHIVPTHSVISRHHCAFWDALG, encoded by the coding sequence ATGAGCGGACACCGCCTTCTGACCACCCTGTGCTGCGCCCTGCTCGCCGTGACGGCGACGGCCTGGACCACGGCGCGGCCCCCGAAGCCCGTCCGGCAGGACACCACCGCGACCGTACGCACCCACGAGGGTGCGGTGCGGGGCGCCGCCCACGACGGCTACCTCACCTTCGAGGGCATCCCCTACGCGGCACCTCCCGTCGGCGGGCTGCGCTGGAAGCCGCCCCGCCCCGCGGCACCCTGGTCCGGGGTGCGGGACGCGACCCGGCCCACGAGCGCGTGCCCGCAGCCGGCCGGCGAGGTACCGGGCGGCAGCACCGACGAGGACTGCCTCCATCTGAACGTCACCAGGCCGGAGGGCGCGGGAGGGGCACGCCCCCGGCCGGTGATCGTGTGGCTGCACGGAGGTGGCCTCACCACCGGGGCGGCAAGCTCGTACGACGCCCATCGCCTGGCCGTCCGGGGTGACGTCGTGGTCGTCACCGTCGACTACCGCCTCGGAGCCCTCGGTTTCCTCGCGCACCGCGGGCTGCCCGGCTCCGGCACCTTCGGACTGGCCGACCAGCAGGCGGCACTGCGCTGGGTGCGCGCCGAGATCGGCGCCTTCGGCGGTGATCCGCACGACGTGACACTGGCGGGAGAGTCGGCGGGCGGCTACAGCGTCTGCGCCCAGCTCGCCTCACCCACCGCCACCGGGCTCTTCGAGCGGGCCGTCATCGAGAGCGGTCCCTGCACGGGCCGCGGCGACAGGCCGTTCGCACCGTCCTCCGTCGCACTGGCGACGGCCCGCGGAGAGGGGGCCGAGTTCGCGGCCGGGGTCGGCTGCGGTGCCGCCCCCGATGTTCCGGCGTGCCTGCGCCGGGTACCCGTCTCCCGCCTGCTCGCGGCCCAGGACACCGATCAACAGCCCGCCCACGAGACCCCGTTGCTGCCCGCCGACCCGGCGGCGGCCCTCGCGGCGGGGCGCTTCCACCGGGTCCCGGTACTCATCGGCGACAACCACGACGAGGGCAACGGCTGGGCCGCCGGAATCATCCAGGCGGGCAACCCCGTCACCCCGGACACCTGGCCCGGGGTCGTGGCCGCCTTCTTCCCGGCCCCAGGGCAGGCGCAGGCGATCGTGCGTGAGTACCCGGTGCACCGCGCCGACGGCGGCCCGGTGTTCGGCGCGGTCATCGGAGACGCGGACTTCGCCTGCCCGACGGCATCCGCCGGCCGTCTGCTGGCAGCCGAAGTCCCGGTCTGGCGCTACGAGTTCGCCGACGAGCACGCGCCACCGCTCACCCCGGGCACGCCCCCGTTCCCGCTCGGCGCGCCCCACGCGGCCGAACTGCCCTACCTGTTCGACCTCGGCGGCCGCTCCCGCGATCTGACCGCGGCCCAGCACCGGCTGGCCGACACCATGATCGACTACTGGACGCGCTTCGCCCGGACCGGCGACCCGAACGGTCCTTCCTCGCCGCACTGGTCGCGCCGCGCGGTGCTGTCCCTGGCGCCGGACCACATCGTTCCCACCCACAGCGTGATCTCCCGCCACCACTGCGCGTTCTGGGACGCGCTCGGGTGA
- a CDS encoding response regulator: MTLRVVVADDQTLVRTGFRMIIDARDDLEVVGEAADGREAVRLTRELAPDVVLMDVRMPVLDGIEATRRIAASGSAARVLVLTTWDADAHVVAALRAGASGFLLKDMRPGELVDAIRVTARGDALLAPAVLSRVLDRFLRTTPDPAPPPPVADLSGREREVLTLIGQALSNAEIAVRLCLSEATVKNHVTAVLRKLGLRDRVQAVVAAYDHGLVRPHRP, encoded by the coding sequence ATGACGCTGCGTGTGGTGGTCGCCGACGACCAGACCCTGGTCCGGACCGGATTTCGCATGATCATCGACGCCAGGGACGACCTGGAGGTGGTCGGCGAGGCCGCCGACGGCCGGGAAGCGGTGCGGCTCACCCGCGAACTGGCGCCCGACGTCGTGCTGATGGACGTACGGATGCCGGTCCTGGACGGCATCGAGGCGACCCGGCGCATCGCGGCGAGCGGCAGTGCGGCCCGGGTGCTCGTCCTCACCACCTGGGACGCCGATGCCCACGTGGTCGCCGCCCTGCGGGCCGGGGCGAGCGGGTTCCTGCTCAAGGACATGCGCCCCGGCGAGCTCGTCGACGCGATCCGCGTCACCGCCCGGGGCGACGCACTGCTGGCACCGGCCGTGCTGAGCCGCGTCCTCGACCGGTTCCTGCGGACGACGCCCGACCCCGCGCCGCCGCCGCCCGTCGCGGACCTCTCCGGTCGCGAGCGGGAGGTGCTGACCCTGATCGGGCAGGCGCTGTCGAACGCGGAGATCGCCGTGCGGCTGTGCCTCTCGGAGGCCACCGTGAAGAACCATGTCACCGCGGTGCTGCGCAAGCTCGGCCTGCGCGACCGCGTCCAGGCCGTCGTCGCCGCCTACGACCACGGCCTCGTGCGACCCCACCGCCCCTGA
- a CDS encoding transcriptional regulator codes for MRPRQGGRAQLAALTGLSLTTISRTLDGKTLPLPSQLTMWATVLDLDHRRLLVETGHIPEQRGPQDMNREAASAPLSPDEAMDAWGITDPIIRKTLSGTIVQAIRLQEELDASDELRAVVGGA; via the coding sequence GTGCGGCCGAGACAGGGTGGCCGGGCTCAACTGGCGGCCCTGACCGGCCTGAGCCTGACCACCATCAGCCGGACGCTGGACGGAAAGACCCTGCCGCTGCCCTCACAGCTGACGATGTGGGCGACGGTCCTCGATCTCGATCACCGGAGGCTGCTGGTGGAGACTGGTCACATTCCCGAGCAGAGAGGGCCCCAGGACATGAACCGTGAGGCGGCCTCGGCGCCGCTCTCCCCCGACGAGGCCATGGACGCGTGGGGGATCACGGATCCGATCATCCGCAAGACGCTCAGCGGGACCATCGTGCAGGCCATCCGGCTCCAGGAGGAGCTCGACGCGTCGGACGAACTGCGGGCGGTCGTCGGAGGCGCGTGA
- a CDS encoding sensor histidine kinase, translated as MERRRREPDDVFVGDAWSTVSPRADRALWWGTAGVVLTVLGTAVVVVGVEHGPRLPVALALVLVQVCALRWQLRAPVLVLAANAVTGLVVWALLPAVSLTGALLAAQTTLCVLSATRPRRVSVRALAAMCLPAPLAFGAGGGPATTVCLLSVVLAWTAGQWRRAQWARTRAEARRAVMEERARIAREVHDVVAHTLSVMVIQAGAADDVFTKRPDQARQALRAIETGARDALGELRLLLRAFGPDAEVIRAEGRREPEPSLARLDELADPLRATGMAVLVHREGDTAGLPAAVDLAAYRIVQEALTNALRHAVGADEVRVRVTADGGCVEVTVIDNGLSTYGGPSVRGAGRGLVGMEERVRLVGGSLHAGALPGGGFEVAARLPVERAS; from the coding sequence GTGGAGCGCAGGCGCAGGGAGCCGGACGACGTGTTCGTCGGGGACGCGTGGAGCACGGTGTCGCCCCGGGCGGACCGTGCGCTGTGGTGGGGGACCGCCGGTGTGGTGCTCACCGTCCTCGGCACCGCGGTGGTCGTAGTCGGCGTGGAGCACGGCCCGCGGCTGCCCGTCGCCCTGGCCCTCGTCCTCGTACAGGTCTGCGCCCTGAGGTGGCAGCTGCGCGCCCCGGTCCTCGTCCTGGCGGCGAACGCGGTGACGGGGCTCGTCGTATGGGCGTTGCTGCCCGCGGTGTCGCTGACGGGAGCGCTGCTCGCCGCGCAGACGACGCTGTGCGTGCTGTCGGCCACCCGACCGCGACGGGTCTCGGTCCGCGCGCTCGCTGCCATGTGTCTGCCGGCGCCGCTGGCGTTCGGGGCGGGCGGCGGCCCTGCGACGACGGTCTGTCTGCTGTCGGTGGTGCTGGCGTGGACCGCGGGCCAGTGGCGCAGGGCGCAGTGGGCGCGCACCAGGGCGGAGGCGCGCCGGGCCGTCATGGAGGAGCGTGCGCGGATCGCGCGCGAGGTGCACGACGTCGTCGCGCACACCCTGTCGGTGATGGTCATTCAGGCGGGCGCCGCCGACGACGTGTTCACGAAGCGGCCCGACCAGGCACGTCAGGCGCTGCGGGCCATCGAGACGGGCGCCCGGGACGCGCTGGGCGAACTACGGCTGCTGCTACGTGCGTTCGGCCCCGACGCCGAGGTCATCCGGGCCGAAGGGCGCCGCGAGCCGGAGCCCTCGCTCGCGCGCCTGGACGAACTGGCGGATCCGCTGCGCGCGACCGGCATGGCCGTCCTGGTGCACCGTGAGGGCGACACCGCCGGTCTGCCGGCCGCGGTCGATCTGGCCGCGTACCGGATCGTCCAGGAGGCCCTCACCAACGCGCTGCGCCACGCCGTCGGCGCCGACGAGGTGAGGGTGCGCGTGACCGCCGACGGAGGGTGCGTGGAGGTCACGGTGATCGACAACGGGCTTAGCACGTACGGCGGTCCGAGCGTCCGGGGAGCGGGACGCGGGCTTGTGGGGATGGAGGAGCGGGTCCGGCTCGTGGGAGGCAGCCTGCACGCCGGCGCGCTCCCCGGAGGCGGGTTCGAGGTGGCGGCGCGGCTGCCGGTGGAGCGCGCGTCATGA
- a CDS encoding RNA polymerase sigma factor has protein sequence MTTQTRTATGPRTTEVQVPGEPALITRARQGDPDAFGELYRLHRDVIAAFIRQRARSNAALTEDLTSDVFVKAWNKIATFRWNGTPIRAWLCTIARNVVADHFRGASTRHLTFVDQITLVGDLWTPPVNTAEDTVLSTLDIDDLHDVLSDITPRQQAVIRLRFLGEMSIVETARTLGTTTGAVKTLQWRALNSLRKACTGATA, from the coding sequence TTGACCACCCAGACCCGTACCGCGACCGGCCCCCGCACCACGGAGGTTCAGGTCCCCGGGGAGCCGGCTCTCATCACCCGTGCCCGGCAGGGCGATCCCGACGCGTTCGGCGAGTTGTACCGGCTGCATCGCGACGTGATCGCGGCGTTCATCAGACAGCGGGCCAGATCCAACGCCGCCCTGACCGAAGACCTCACCTCGGACGTCTTCGTCAAGGCGTGGAACAAGATCGCCACGTTCCGCTGGAACGGCACACCCATCCGCGCCTGGTTGTGCACCATCGCCCGCAACGTGGTCGCCGACCATTTCCGGGGCGCCTCCACGCGGCACCTCACTTTCGTCGACCAGATCACCCTGGTCGGCGACCTCTGGACCCCTCCGGTCAACACCGCCGAGGACACCGTCCTCAGCACCTTGGACATCGACGATCTGCACGACGTCCTCTCGGACATCACGCCACGTCAGCAGGCCGTCATCCGGCTCCGCTTCCTGGGAGAGATGTCCATCGTCGAAACCGCCCGCACGCTGGGCACCACCACCGGAGCCGTCAAGACCCTCCAATGGCGCGCACTGAACTCATTGCGCAAGGCCTGCACGGGAGCCACAGCATGA
- a CDS encoding BN159_2729 family protein: MTATPENHTDIEELTRRLGRLAHTFIAELDALGRLVDTGGALPLGSPDQRDRPQTDFAPATAAPQPVPSEPTAAERALTQLATGPARPPAPRRAPTDAADVRPAGDSWIPHPPIVALRGTMVLPRADRRTPVADGTAHPHGIPGGTPHPSPTEQPATTAARDDTGETGDGTAHHEHAARWEVVNRTAATADRLRAAHAHRLELTHIASDDERVTVQIRALALEDWEYWLTAVGAPPAAHTHRSGEAQVASGEIDEVGIHLTAHGVPRLLEQAVRTAEIPYCLGGRVYDLALDHSDRHGQRWHYLGHCQEDETPLLTLHGTDGPHYPFPSVVTANGPLVPTA, from the coding sequence ATGACCGCCACCCCCGAGAACCACACCGACATCGAGGAACTCACCAGACGTCTGGGCCGGTTGGCCCACACCTTCATCGCCGAACTCGACGCCCTGGGCCGCCTGGTCGACACGGGCGGCGCCCTCCCTCTCGGATCACCGGACCAACGAGACCGGCCACAAACCGACTTCGCCCCCGCGACCGCCGCGCCTCAGCCCGTTCCCTCCGAGCCCACGGCGGCGGAGCGGGCGCTCACCCAGCTCGCCACCGGACCGGCGCGCCCGCCCGCACCGCGCCGGGCTCCCACGGACGCCGCCGACGTGCGACCCGCCGGCGACTCCTGGATCCCCCACCCCCCGATCGTCGCACTCCGGGGCACGATGGTCCTCCCCCGTGCCGACCGGCGGACTCCCGTCGCCGACGGCACCGCTCACCCGCACGGGATTCCGGGCGGCACGCCCCACCCGTCCCCCACCGAGCAACCGGCCACGACCGCCGCACGGGACGACACCGGCGAAACCGGCGACGGGACGGCACACCACGAACACGCCGCCCGCTGGGAGGTCGTCAACCGGACGGCCGCCACCGCGGACCGGCTCAGGGCCGCGCACGCCCACCGCCTCGAACTCACCCACATCGCCTCGGACGACGAACGCGTCACCGTCCAGATCCGCGCCCTCGCGCTCGAGGACTGGGAGTACTGGCTCACCGCCGTCGGCGCGCCACCCGCCGCGCACACCCACCGCAGCGGGGAGGCCCAGGTCGCCTCCGGAGAGATCGACGAAGTCGGCATCCACCTCACCGCACACGGTGTCCCCCGCCTGCTCGAGCAAGCCGTCCGGACCGCCGAGATCCCCTACTGCCTCGGCGGCCGCGTCTACGACCTGGCCCTCGACCACAGCGACCGCCACGGCCAGAGATGGCACTACCTGGGTCACTGCCAAGAGGACGAGACCCCTCTCCTCACCCTTCACGGCACCGACGGCCCCCACTACCCGTTCCCCTCCGTGGTGACCGCCAACGGCCCGCTCGTCCCCACCGCGTAG